Proteins encoded in a region of the Zea mays cultivar B73 chromosome 2, Zm-B73-REFERENCE-NAM-5.0, whole genome shotgun sequence genome:
- the LOC109943952 gene encoding CRIB domain-containing protein RIC10: MRPADERFCRHTSRHYARDRCYISFFLDDHRTSRLMQHLCQPQEKPLKPLIAACPRSLTVLACFPSPCVLSGTTSCAARRRSPMACKVKGIFKGLKAFSRIFAVKEHEMEIGCPTDVKHVAHIGWDSAAGGASPSWMNDIMASSDLSSLGNFAALTGTSWVSQDLDSQQRVVAENTGRRDHSARCPDITRPPRNPGTKKPRDGSPPASPPSPAARVDAAADDAR, translated from the exons ATGCGGCCAGCAGATGAACGCTTCTGCAGACACACATCACGTCACTACGCACGCGATCGATGCTATATCTCGTTCTTCCTTGACGATCACAGAACCAGCCGGTTGATGCAGCATCTTTGTCAGCCGCAGGAAAAGCCTCTGAAACCGCTGATCGCTGCCTGCCCTCGGTCGCTTACCGTGCTCGCCTGCTTTCCGTCTCCTTGTGTTCTCAGCGGGACGACGTCGTGCGCGGCCCGGCGTCGATCGCCAATGGCGTGCAAGGTGAAAGGGATCTTCAAGGGCCTCAAGGCCTTCTCCCGGATCTTCG CGGTGAAGGAGCACGAGATGGAGATCGGTTGTCCGACTGACGTGAAGCACGTCGCGCACATCGGCTGGGACAGCGCGGCGGGCGGCGCGTCTCCGAGCTGG ATGAACGACATCATGGCGTCCTCAGACTTGTCGTCCCTGGGCAACTTCGCAGCGCTCACTGGTACCTCCTGGGTTTCTCAAG ATCTCGACAGCCAGCAGCGTGTCGTCGCGGAGAACACCGGCAGGCGAGACCACTCGGCCAGGTGCCCCGATATTACAAGGCCGCCGAGGAATCCCGGGACGAAGAAGCCGAGGGACGGCTCGCCGCCGGCGTCGCCACCGTCACCGGCGGCTCGTGTCGACGCTGCTGCAGATGACGCGCGATAA
- the LOC103645902 gene encoding uncharacterized protein, whose amino-acid sequence MESKSPSTSCVISPAATLTMSAGESSWAMHIANFLASTPQDGTRVTDGQQPPAVPGGSGSSFSSSSSFDSFSDDASFITSEFMCNDDEDDDESVKDTACSSSAAAQQKATMENFHMKQMAATDAKQFNDMPQLMVYMLALQLPHLVLGDRRCCTYTCFLLLFECCRPSTWKL is encoded by the exons ATGGAGAGCAAATCACCCTCCACCTCATGCGTCATCAGCCCGGCGGCCACTCTCACCATGTCAGCCGGCGAGAGCAGCTGGGCCATGCACATCGCCAACTTCCTGGCCTCCACGCCGCAGGACGGCACCAGAGTGACGGACGGTCAGCAACCCCCTGCAGTTCCtggcggcagcggcagcagcttctcctcttcttcttccttcgaTTCCTTTAGCGACGACGCCTCCTTCATCACGTCCGAGTTCATGTGCAACgacgacgaggatgacgacgagtCCGTGAAGGACACCGCCTGCAGTTCTTCTGCAGCTGCCCAACAG AAGGCTACCATGGAGAACTTCCACATGAAGCAAATGGCAGCCACCGATGCGAAACAGTTCAACGACATGCCCCAGCTCATGGTATATATGCTTGCTCTACAGCTTCCACATCTAGTTCTTGGAGATCGGCGTTGTTGTACTTACAcctgttttcttcttcttttcgaaTGCTGCAGGCCAAGTACTTGGAAGCTATGA